A portion of the Acipenser ruthenus chromosome 38, fAciRut3.2 maternal haplotype, whole genome shotgun sequence genome contains these proteins:
- the LOC117433999 gene encoding electron transfer flavoprotein subunit beta-like, translating into MSGRVLVGVKRVIDYAVKIRVKPDKTGVVTDGVKHSMNPFCEIAVEEAVRLREKKLMKEVIAVSCGPQQCQETIRTALAMGADRGIHVEVSGKDYENLGPLQVSKIMAALAKKEEASLVIVGKQAIDGDCNQTGQMTAALLDWPQGTFASEVSVDGDGLKVEREIDGGLESIRIKMPAVVTADLRLNEPRYATLPNIMKAKKKKIASVKPADLGVELTSRLEILAVEDPPQRQSGVKVESVQDLVTKLRDSGTL; encoded by the exons ATGTCTGGACGGGTTTTGGTCGGAGTCAAAAGGGTCATCGACTACGCCGTCAAG ATCCGGGTGAAGCCAGACAAGACGGGCGTAGTGACCGATGGCGTAAAGCACTCGATGAACCCCTTCTGTGAGATCGCCGTGGAGGAAGCGGTGCGTCTCCGAGAGAAGAAACTGATGAAGGAGGTGATAGCAGTGAGCTGTGGGCCTCAGCAATGTCAG GAAACCATCCGCACAGCTCTGGCTATGGGTGCAGACAGAGGGATCCACGTGGAGGTTTCAGGGAAGGACTACGAGAACTTGGGTCCACTGCAGGTCTCCAAGATCATGGCTGCCCTGGCCAAGAAAGAGGAGGCCAGTCTAGTCATCGTGGGGAAGCAG GCTATTGATGGCGATTGTAATCAAACCGGACAGATGACCGCAGCCCTGCTTGACTGGCCACAG GGTACCTTTGCATCGGAGGTGTCTGTGGATGGGGACGGCCTGAAGGTGGAGAGAGAGATCGACGGCGGTCTGGAGAGCATCAGGATCAAGATGCCTGCAGTGGTGACCGCTGACCTGCGGCTGAACGAGCCTCGCTACGCCACGCTGCCCAACATCATG AAAGCCAAGAAGAAAAAGATCGCCAGCGTGAAACCTGCAGACCTGGGAGTGGAGCTGACCTCTCGACTGGAGATCCTGGCAGTGGAGGATCCCCCTCAGAGGCAATCGGGGGTCAAGGTGGAGTCAGTGCAGGACTTAGTCACCAAACTCAGAGATTCGGGCACCTTGTAG